From the Armatimonas rosea genome, one window contains:
- a CDS encoding DUF1559 domain-containing protein — protein sequence MKRSAFTLIELLVVIAIIAILAAILFPVFAQAREKARQTACLSNSKQLGTALMMYAQDYDGAMMKNTYDKATPRSGFWPLVLMPYVKNTQVFLCPSDSAPAKLDVKDSSGVTVTVASSYIPNYNVVSEWNYVPPTESAVTAPASLVVFAERRSQLANGTAIAAHKGITAFLPQACPGWTLGVEYRQATMADATTTLVGTADKPEIVRVKWDRHSGGANYTFLDGHAKWMRLEQTLSPSNFLWGDKWYPALEPFGSCPG from the coding sequence ATGAAACGGAGTGCCTTCACCCTCATCGAATTACTTGTGGTTATCGCCATTATCGCGATCCTCGCCGCCATTCTCTTTCCGGTCTTCGCTCAAGCACGGGAGAAGGCACGTCAGACCGCTTGTCTCTCAAACTCCAAACAGCTTGGCACCGCACTGATGATGTACGCCCAAGACTACGATGGAGCCATGATGAAGAACACTTATGACAAGGCCACTCCACGCTCGGGGTTCTGGCCTTTGGTGCTAATGCCTTATGTGAAAAACACGCAGGTCTTCCTCTGTCCCTCCGATTCTGCCCCTGCAAAGCTAGATGTAAAAGATAGCAGCGGTGTCACTGTCACAGTCGCATCTTCCTACATACCCAACTACAATGTCGTCTCTGAGTGGAATTACGTTCCGCCTACGGAGAGTGCTGTCACGGCTCCAGCAAGCCTGGTGGTCTTCGCGGAACGCCGCTCCCAGCTCGCCAACGGCACCGCGATTGCAGCGCACAAGGGAATCACGGCATTCCTTCCTCAAGCCTGTCCAGGCTGGACACTTGGTGTGGAGTACCGCCAAGCAACGATGGCCGATGCGACCACAACCCTAGTAGGCACTGCCGATAAGCCCGAGATCGTGCGAGTAAAGTGGGATCGGCACAGCGGCGGTGCAAACTATACCTTCCTCGATGGCCATGCCAAGTGGATGCGCCTAGAGCAGACACTAAGCCCGAGTAACTTCCTCTGGGGTGACAAGTGGTACCCAGCCCTCGAGCCTTTCGGTAGCTGCCCTGGATAA
- a CDS encoding winged helix-turn-helix transcriptional regulator, with amino-acid sequence MDKKYLSTPSNAACPVARSLAVLGDTWSLLILRDAHAGITRFDQFRKNLGIAPTMLTKRLATLTDEGLLEKRRYSEHPPREEYVLSVAGRDFLPVLFLIGAWGRKHRGEGKLVRFFDAETETEIKPVAVDEATGAKIGTRPIRIVMPEEPDCVE; translated from the coding sequence ATGGACAAAAAATATTTATCTACCCCCTCTAACGCCGCCTGTCCCGTCGCACGCAGCCTCGCCGTGCTGGGCGATACCTGGAGCCTGCTGATTCTGCGCGATGCCCACGCGGGCATCACGCGCTTCGATCAGTTCCGCAAGAATCTGGGGATTGCCCCGACGATGCTGACGAAGCGGCTGGCGACGTTGACTGATGAGGGCTTGCTTGAGAAGCGTCGTTATTCAGAGCATCCGCCTCGTGAGGAATACGTCTTGAGTGTTGCAGGTCGAGATTTTTTGCCGGTGCTGTTCCTGATCGGTGCCTGGGGACGTAAGCACCGGGGCGAGGGCAAGCTGGTGCGCTTCTTCGATGCGGAGACGGAAACAGAAATAAAGCCTGTCGCCGTTGATGAGGCCACGGGTGCGAAGATCGGAACGCGCCCGATACGCATCGTTATGCCCGAGGAACCCGATTGTGTTGAATGA
- a CDS encoding oxidoreductase: protein MSKNTTRVALVTGASSGIGEATAERLAKVGYKVYGTSRRGGQPGQRSFEMLSLDVTSDESVEAAVREIIRREGRIDLLVNNAGFSVAPGGAEESSVEQAKAIFDTNFFGIVRMTRAVVPHMRKQGSGRIINMGSVLGILPMPYGALYSATKHALEGYSESLDHELRTRGIRVSIIEPAYTKTPFDSHFLEPDSKLDVYHAVRADVTKRIKEVMETADQPSIVADVVLKVALAEHPKPRYTAGKLAARLRLLRRFAPASLLDVGLRKDLRLEA, encoded by the coding sequence TTGAGCAAGAACACTACACGCGTCGCTTTGGTAACCGGCGCTTCATCGGGTATTGGCGAGGCGACCGCAGAGAGGCTCGCCAAGGTGGGCTACAAGGTCTACGGCACCAGTCGGCGAGGCGGTCAGCCGGGCCAGAGGTCGTTCGAGATGCTGAGCCTCGATGTGACCAGTGATGAATCTGTCGAGGCCGCTGTTCGGGAGATCATCCGGCGGGAGGGGCGTATCGATCTCCTTGTCAACAATGCAGGTTTCAGCGTCGCGCCTGGTGGGGCTGAAGAGAGCTCCGTTGAACAGGCTAAGGCCATTTTCGATACGAATTTCTTTGGGATCGTCCGGATGACGCGGGCCGTTGTCCCTCACATGCGGAAGCAGGGAAGTGGACGCATCATCAACATGGGCTCCGTGCTGGGGATCTTGCCGATGCCGTATGGAGCACTCTACTCCGCAACCAAGCACGCCCTAGAGGGGTATTCAGAATCGCTCGATCACGAGCTGCGCACGAGAGGCATTCGCGTCTCGATCATTGAGCCCGCCTACACAAAGACGCCCTTCGATTCCCACTTCCTGGAACCCGACTCCAAGCTCGATGTGTATCACGCGGTTCGCGCCGATGTTACTAAGAGGATAAAGGAGGTTATGGAGACCGCAGACCAGCCCAGCATAGTAGCAGATGTCGTGCTGAAGGTTGCTCTCGCAGAGCATCCAAAACCCCGGTACACGGCTGGCAAGCTCGCGGCCCGCCTGCGATTGCTTCGCCGATTCGCGCCCGCCAGTCTGCTAGATGTTGGTCTCCGAAAAGACCTGAGACTGGAGGCGTAG
- a CDS encoding NADP-dependent oxidoreductase, whose protein sequence is MKAFILERYGKKSPLRLGEMPEPELREDEVLVKVHAASVNLLDAKIKSGEFKPLLPYCLPLILGHDVAGVVVKVGARVRRFKPGDAVYSRPDDFRIGAFAERIAIREDSLALKPETLTMEEAASVPLVGLTAWQALVEKANLRAGQKVFIQAGSGGVGTFAIQLAKHLGAFVATTTSTANVEWVKGLGADLVIDYKKEDFESVLKDYDVVLNSQDNATLVKSLRVLKPGGKLISISGPPDPAFAEAMGLPWFLKPVMRLLSSGVRKKAQGLGVGYSFLFMKASGSQLREITTLIDCSAIHPIVDRVFPFEETQEALAYVETGRAKGKVIVRIE, encoded by the coding sequence ATGAAAGCATTTATACTTGAACGATATGGGAAAAAGAGCCCTCTACGACTTGGCGAGATGCCTGAGCCTGAGCTGCGCGAGGACGAAGTTCTGGTCAAGGTGCATGCTGCCAGTGTGAATCTGCTGGATGCAAAGATCAAGAGTGGCGAGTTCAAGCCCCTCCTACCCTATTGCTTACCACTGATCCTAGGGCATGATGTCGCGGGCGTCGTCGTCAAAGTCGGGGCACGGGTACGCCGATTTAAGCCAGGGGATGCGGTCTACTCCCGCCCCGATGACTTTCGCATTGGCGCGTTCGCGGAGCGCATCGCCATCCGGGAAGACTCGCTGGCGCTCAAGCCAGAAACGCTCACCATGGAAGAGGCGGCCTCGGTTCCGCTGGTCGGCCTGACCGCCTGGCAAGCCTTGGTAGAGAAAGCGAACCTCAGAGCAGGGCAGAAGGTTTTCATCCAGGCGGGCTCCGGAGGTGTCGGAACCTTCGCGATTCAGCTGGCAAAGCATCTGGGAGCGTTTGTGGCGACAACGACGAGCACAGCGAATGTCGAGTGGGTGAAAGGTCTCGGTGCGGATCTTGTCATCGACTACAAGAAGGAGGATTTCGAAAGCGTTCTGAAAGACTACGATGTCGTCCTCAATAGCCAGGACAACGCGACGCTCGTTAAATCCCTGAGAGTGTTGAAGCCCGGTGGAAAGCTCATCTCTATTTCCGGTCCGCCTGATCCCGCATTCGCCGAAGCTATGGGACTCCCTTGGTTCTTAAAACCTGTCATGCGTCTGCTGAGTTCGGGCGTCCGAAAGAAGGCCCAGGGACTCGGGGTCGGCTACTCCTTTCTGTTCATGAAAGCCAGCGGCAGTCAGTTGCGTGAGATAACCACGCTCATCGATTGTAGTGCTATCCACCCCATCGTTGACCGGGTCTTTCCGTTCGAGGAAACGCAGGAGGCACTGGCTTACGTCGAAACAGGACGCGCCAAGGGCAAGGTTATCGTCAGAATCGAATGA
- a CDS encoding efflux RND transporter permease subunit gives MNLTTAALRRPLTIMALVVGLVLTAFVALKRMPRDIFPDLGVPVIYVAQPYGGLDPVQMDGFVTYYYEYHFLYIAGIEHVESKSIQGAALIKLQFHPGTNMGQAMAETISYVNRARAFMPPGTVPPFVTRFDAGSVPVGNLVFTSENRTVAELQDAALNRVRPLFATLPGVSAPPPFGGSARSVVVHADPDKLRAYKVSPDEVVAAVANANVIAPSGNIRIGSKMPIVPTNATVGAVKELESVPIRASVGGGPMVYIRDVATVEDGSDIQTGIALVNGKRTVYIPVTKRADASTLTVVELVKANMAKFQAVLPEGVTVSYAFDQSPYVTGAISNLFTESVLGALLTGLMVLLFLRDFRSALVVVLNIPLALLAALIGLWLSGQTVNLMTLGGLALAVGILVDEATVTIENLHAHHSRGATLARAAKLAASETAAPRLLAMLCILAVFTPALFMTGAAKALFTPLSLAVGFAMVASWLLSSTLVPVLSVWILKKDHAEEKQAGPSRFAGLLEALVKARGAVLGLYLLITIGMLITFGRGIATEIFPRVDGGQLQLRLRAPAGTRIEKTEEYALRALDTVKAEAGDKNIEATLGFIGVQPPSFPVNLIHLWTGGPQEAVLQVQLKKHSGVALEPLKERLRARLAGELPSVSLSFEPADIISRVMSFGSPTPIEIAIAAPSLPVARDYAEKVKTELAKIPAIRDLQFSQALDYPTLQVNVDRERAASLGMTTADVLRSAVPATSSSRFTVPNYWADPKSGIAYQVQVDLPIPQMNSLESLQNVPVAGKSGQAALLRDVATITPGTAPGEYARYNSQRIVTLTANVASSDLAGVATQVEKAVKTAGPAPPKTTLAIRGQVPTLTELLDGLQSGFVVAVGVILLLLAASFQSIRLALTVLVSLPAVVLGVVLSLRLTGTSLNIQSYMGAIMAVGVAVANAILLVTFAERSRLKGRSAIEAAVEGATSRLRPILMTSLAMIAGMVPMALGLGEGGAQTAPLGRAVIGGLAAATLATLFVLPAAFALVQSRVTKRTASLDPDDPESGHFTGETEL, from the coding sequence ATGAACTTAACCACGGCGGCTCTGCGCCGCCCTCTCACAATTATGGCGCTGGTTGTCGGGCTAGTTCTGACTGCCTTTGTCGCTCTGAAGCGGATGCCACGAGATATCTTCCCGGATCTGGGTGTCCCCGTAATCTATGTGGCGCAGCCCTACGGTGGCCTCGATCCGGTGCAGATGGATGGGTTTGTCACCTACTACTACGAGTACCACTTTCTCTATATCGCAGGCATCGAGCACGTCGAGAGTAAGTCGATTCAGGGAGCCGCGCTCATCAAGCTCCAGTTCCATCCGGGTACCAACATGGGCCAGGCGATGGCGGAGACGATCTCCTATGTCAATCGTGCCCGCGCCTTCATGCCACCGGGAACAGTTCCGCCGTTCGTGACCCGCTTCGATGCGGGCAGCGTCCCGGTCGGCAACCTCGTCTTCACGTCGGAGAACCGTACCGTGGCGGAGCTTCAGGATGCGGCCCTCAACCGGGTTCGCCCCCTCTTTGCCACCCTGCCCGGCGTTTCGGCACCGCCCCCGTTTGGAGGCTCCGCTCGCTCCGTTGTCGTCCATGCCGACCCCGACAAGCTCCGCGCTTACAAAGTCTCGCCTGATGAGGTCGTCGCCGCGGTGGCTAATGCCAATGTCATCGCTCCCTCGGGCAATATCCGCATCGGCTCCAAGATGCCTATTGTCCCAACTAATGCGACCGTGGGAGCGGTAAAAGAGCTGGAGAGCGTCCCGATCCGCGCCAGTGTCGGGGGCGGGCCTATGGTCTATATCCGCGATGTCGCCACCGTAGAAGACGGCTCGGACATCCAGACAGGGATCGCGCTGGTCAATGGAAAGCGCACGGTCTACATTCCGGTCACCAAGCGCGCCGATGCGTCTACGCTCACTGTGGTCGAGCTGGTCAAGGCCAACATGGCAAAGTTCCAGGCCGTCCTACCCGAGGGCGTCACCGTCTCGTATGCCTTTGACCAATCGCCCTACGTCACCGGGGCTATCTCCAACCTCTTCACGGAGAGTGTCTTGGGGGCACTGCTTACTGGCCTGATGGTTCTGCTCTTTCTGCGCGACTTTCGTAGTGCGCTGGTTGTGGTGCTCAATATCCCGCTGGCGCTCCTCGCAGCCCTCATCGGCCTGTGGCTGAGCGGACAGACTGTCAACCTCATGACACTGGGTGGCCTCGCACTCGCCGTGGGAATCTTGGTGGATGAGGCGACGGTCACCATAGAGAACCTTCATGCACACCACTCGCGTGGGGCGACCCTTGCCCGCGCCGCCAAGCTCGCCGCCTCCGAGACCGCTGCGCCGCGCCTGCTGGCGATGCTCTGTATCCTGGCCGTTTTCACCCCGGCGCTCTTCATGACCGGCGCAGCCAAGGCGCTCTTCACGCCTCTGTCGCTGGCGGTCGGCTTTGCGATGGTAGCGTCGTGGCTCCTTTCCAGCACGCTCGTCCCTGTGCTCTCCGTCTGGATTCTCAAAAAAGACCATGCCGAGGAAAAGCAAGCCGGGCCGAGCCGATTCGCCGGACTTCTGGAAGCGCTCGTCAAAGCACGGGGGGCGGTCCTTGGGCTCTACTTGCTTATCACCATTGGAATGCTAATCACTTTTGGGCGCGGAATCGCGACCGAGATCTTCCCCCGTGTGGATGGCGGCCAGCTCCAGCTACGCCTCCGAGCACCTGCCGGGACGCGCATCGAGAAGACCGAGGAGTACGCGCTCCGGGCGCTGGATACGGTGAAAGCTGAGGCGGGCGATAAGAATATCGAGGCGACACTGGGCTTTATCGGAGTCCAGCCGCCCAGCTTCCCGGTCAATCTCATCCACCTCTGGACGGGCGGACCACAGGAAGCCGTCTTGCAAGTACAGCTCAAGAAACACTCCGGCGTCGCGCTGGAGCCGCTGAAAGAGCGCCTCCGGGCACGGCTCGCGGGAGAGCTTCCAAGTGTTTCGCTCTCGTTTGAGCCTGCGGATATCATCAGCCGCGTCATGAGCTTCGGCTCGCCAACGCCTATCGAGATTGCCATCGCCGCGCCGAGCCTGCCCGTGGCGCGGGATTATGCTGAGAAGGTCAAGACCGAGCTGGCAAAGATTCCCGCGATCCGGGACTTGCAGTTTAGCCAGGCTCTAGACTATCCAACTCTCCAAGTGAACGTGGACCGCGAACGAGCCGCGAGCCTTGGGATGACGACCGCCGACGTGCTCCGCTCCGCCGTTCCCGCAACGTCGTCGAGCCGGTTTACGGTGCCCAACTACTGGGCAGATCCCAAGTCTGGGATTGCCTACCAGGTGCAAGTAGACCTGCCAATCCCTCAGATGAACTCCCTGGAGAGCCTGCAAAACGTCCCCGTAGCAGGCAAGTCAGGACAGGCGGCACTGCTGCGCGACGTGGCGACCATCACACCAGGCACGGCTCCCGGTGAGTACGCCCGCTACAACTCTCAGCGTATCGTGACGCTCACCGCCAACGTCGCCAGCAGCGACCTGGCAGGAGTCGCAACGCAAGTGGAGAAGGCGGTCAAGACCGCAGGACCCGCACCACCAAAAACGACGCTCGCGATTCGTGGCCAAGTACCGACATTAACGGAGCTCCTCGATGGTTTACAGAGCGGATTTGTGGTAGCTGTGGGTGTGATTCTGCTGCTTCTCGCGGCGAGCTTCCAGTCTATTCGATTGGCCCTTACCGTGCTGGTCTCACTTCCCGCCGTGGTGCTGGGTGTGGTTCTCTCACTGCGGCTCACGGGGACAAGCCTCAATATCCAGTCCTACATGGGCGCGATCATGGCAGTTGGCGTCGCCGTTGCCAATGCTATTCTTCTGGTCACCTTTGCCGAGCGGTCACGGCTGAAGGGTAGAAGCGCGATAGAAGCGGCAGTGGAAGGCGCAACCTCCCGTTTGCGTCCGATCCTGATGACAAGCCTTGCGATGATCGCGGGCATGGTCCCCATGGCGCTAGGTCTAGGTGAGGGTGGTGCGCAGACCGCCCCGCTAGGCCGTGCGGTCATCGGAGGACTTGCCGCCGCTACTCTCGCCACCCTCTTTGTCCTACCCGCCGCCTTTGCCCTCGTGCAAAGCCGCGTCACCAAACGAACCGCCTCGCTCGACCCCGACGACCCGGAGAGCGGACACTTTACCGGAGAAACGGAACTATGA
- a CDS encoding sulfurtransferase — protein sequence MKIQKTAPAYPQGSLLVEPEWLAAHSADKNLRIVDMRSEKAYAAGHIPGAVRIEDKPLRNPEERLTYLPRPEVFTELMNRAGIGNQTDVVIYDDEGGKLAARLWYLLHAFGHSRSTLLNGGWQKWTAQSRPISTEATVVPSARYQVKAIPDMTCALPQLLTRKPGVIVLDVRSPDEYSAKVISPGAKQEGRIPGAVNVEWKENVTGPNLEFKPAGELLAMYAAKGITPSQEIIVHCAAGGRAAQSLFTLRLLGFKKIRVYYGSFADYSALPNVPIEKPNVLIDK from the coding sequence ATGAAAATTCAAAAAACGGCTCCGGCATATCCACAAGGTAGCCTGCTGGTCGAGCCTGAGTGGCTGGCAGCGCACAGCGCCGATAAGAACCTGCGTATCGTGGACATGCGTAGCGAGAAAGCCTACGCCGCAGGCCATATCCCCGGTGCGGTCCGTATCGAAGACAAGCCGCTGCGCAACCCGGAAGAGCGCTTGACCTACCTGCCGCGCCCTGAGGTCTTCACGGAACTGATGAACCGAGCAGGTATCGGTAACCAGACCGATGTTGTGATCTACGACGATGAGGGGGGGAAGCTCGCGGCAAGGCTCTGGTACTTGCTCCATGCCTTCGGGCACTCACGAAGCACGCTTCTCAACGGCGGTTGGCAGAAATGGACAGCCCAGAGCCGCCCGATCTCGACTGAAGCTACGGTAGTTCCCTCGGCTCGCTACCAGGTCAAAGCTATCCCCGACATGACCTGCGCACTGCCCCAGCTCCTTACGCGAAAGCCAGGAGTGATCGTCTTAGATGTGCGCTCCCCCGACGAGTACAGTGCCAAGGTGATCTCACCGGGAGCCAAGCAAGAGGGGCGTATTCCCGGTGCGGTCAATGTGGAGTGGAAAGAGAACGTCACCGGCCCCAACTTAGAGTTCAAACCCGCCGGAGAGCTGCTCGCGATGTACGCCGCCAAGGGCATTACGCCCAGCCAAGAGATCATCGTCCACTGCGCGGCGGGTGGCCGAGCTGCTCAGTCACTCTTCACTCTGCGGCTCCTTGGCTTCAAGAAAATCAGGGTTTACTACGGCTCGTTTGCGGACTACTCGGCGCTCCCCAACGTCCCCATAGAGAAACCCAACGTCCTTATAGATAAGTAG
- a CDS encoding PadR family transcriptional regulator — protein MKNTDHDEKISTPEGEAFAVDHLVREIFLAFVKVHLLHHAAEAPIYGIEMIDELTHHGYKIGPGTIYPTLHRLRSKGYLTEEKRVVNGKVRKYYHITELGREALSQLRPKVRELVGEVLEERENT, from the coding sequence ATGAAGAACACCGACCACGACGAAAAAATCTCTACACCTGAGGGGGAAGCCTTCGCAGTGGATCACTTGGTGCGTGAGATATTCCTGGCTTTCGTAAAGGTGCACCTGCTCCACCATGCTGCTGAGGCCCCTATCTATGGCATCGAGATGATCGACGAACTGACCCACCACGGTTACAAGATTGGGCCAGGGACGATCTACCCAACGTTACATCGCCTCCGGAGCAAGGGGTACTTGACCGAGGAAAAGCGCGTTGTAAATGGCAAGGTGCGCAAGTACTATCACATCACGGAGCTGGGACGCGAAGCCCTCAGCCAGCTTCGGCCCAAAGTGCGTGAGCTTGTCGGCGAAGTACTGGAAGAGAGAGAGAACACATGA
- a CDS encoding TolC family protein has product MQAALKKHAQLQKAEALTASSQARVTQARSGQQPSLSLQGVASRGPTGAPAFGPLNNPGLNGVPPLGVQGMAGDPVKRQFGGGLNLSQNLFDDGRTRLLVASRTNAALALEADTETQKAQILLAVQQSYFAVLRAQRLDTIQKENLRQREATAMQAKAFAEGGIKSEVDSLLATANVAEAKGILAGTGNDIQASFAQLNNAMGETSLTGYLLETAPTLALPETLEKALTLAQSQRPELKGIALQRRSAEEAAASLRRELRLRVDGIASLGAVNPGTLIRNNQNLGVAVAITLPLSTGGAVEGRITEEERRRDAYAAQEREALENVKLQVTRAWLDVQTREAQLTATKAQIEAASAALQLAQERYRLQLSTLVELTDAEAQVLKAKLALVNAEEALALARATLSWATGTTLAKETAR; this is encoded by the coding sequence ATGCAGGCAGCACTCAAAAAGCATGCTCAGCTTCAAAAGGCAGAGGCACTTACGGCATCCTCCCAAGCCCGCGTCACGCAGGCGAGATCGGGACAACAGCCGTCGCTCTCTCTCCAGGGTGTCGCAAGCAGAGGGCCGACGGGAGCGCCAGCGTTCGGTCCGCTCAACAACCCTGGCCTCAATGGAGTGCCGCCGCTTGGGGTTCAGGGTATGGCAGGCGATCCAGTGAAAAGGCAGTTTGGCGGTGGGCTGAATCTCTCCCAGAACCTCTTTGACGATGGCCGAACGCGCTTGCTTGTTGCTAGCCGCACCAATGCCGCTCTCGCCCTGGAAGCCGATACGGAAACCCAGAAGGCTCAGATACTACTCGCGGTTCAGCAGAGCTACTTTGCTGTGCTCCGTGCCCAGCGCCTCGATACGATTCAAAAAGAAAATCTACGGCAACGCGAGGCGACGGCGATGCAGGCGAAGGCGTTTGCGGAGGGCGGCATCAAGTCCGAGGTGGACTCCCTCCTTGCTACTGCCAATGTCGCCGAGGCGAAGGGGATTCTGGCAGGAACGGGCAATGACATTCAGGCCAGCTTCGCCCAGCTCAACAACGCCATGGGCGAGACGAGCTTAACGGGGTACTTACTGGAAACGGCCCCCACGCTTGCTCTCCCTGAGACGCTGGAGAAGGCACTTACCCTTGCCCAGAGCCAGCGCCCTGAGCTGAAGGGAATCGCTTTGCAGCGGCGCTCCGCCGAAGAAGCCGCCGCGAGTTTAAGACGAGAGCTTCGGCTCAGAGTGGATGGTATCGCGAGCCTCGGTGCGGTCAATCCAGGGACACTTATTCGTAACAACCAGAATCTCGGGGTGGCGGTGGCTATTACGCTTCCTCTCAGCACGGGAGGTGCTGTCGAAGGGCGCATCACCGAAGAGGAGCGCAGACGTGATGCCTACGCGGCGCAAGAGCGCGAGGCACTAGAGAACGTAAAGCTCCAGGTGACTCGGGCTTGGCTCGATGTCCAGACCCGCGAGGCGCAGCTTACAGCCACGAAAGCGCAGATTGAGGCAGCTTCGGCGGCGCTCCAGCTTGCTCAGGAGCGCTATCGTCTCCAGCTCAGCACACTAGTGGAGCTGACCGATGCCGAGGCACAGGTACTCAAGGCCAAGCTCGCTCTGGTCAATGCCGAGGAAGCACTGGCGCTAGCTCGCGCCACACTGAGCTGGGCGACCGGCACCACCCTTGCCAAGGAGACGGCGCGATGA
- a CDS encoding recombinase family protein, translating into MLIGYARVSTHEQNLDLQMDALKAAGCEQIFTDTASGAKTDRPGLASALELCRKEDTPVVWKLDRLGRSLPHLVETVRDLVDKGVGFKSLQESIDTTTSGGKLIFHLFASLAEFERDIIRERTKAGLVAARARGRIGGRPKGVNTKKQKAALALKANPQYSIREICEIVGISRNTYYKYTRQG; encoded by the coding sequence ATGCTCATTGGATATGCACGCGTCTCAACGCACGAACAGAACCTGGATCTTCAGATGGATGCTCTCAAAGCCGCAGGCTGCGAGCAAATCTTCACCGATACGGCTAGCGGAGCCAAGACAGATCGCCCAGGTCTGGCGTCGGCGCTGGAGCTCTGCCGCAAGGAGGACACACCTGTCGTCTGGAAGCTGGATCGCCTGGGGCGGTCGCTGCCGCATCTCGTCGAGACGGTTCGTGACCTAGTGGACAAGGGAGTGGGTTTCAAGAGCCTCCAGGAGAGCATCGACACCACGACGAGCGGTGGCAAGCTCATCTTCCACCTCTTCGCCTCGCTGGCCGAGTTCGAGCGCGACATCATCCGAGAGCGCACTAAGGCGGGGCTGGTAGCCGCGCGTGCCCGAGGGCGTATTGGCGGTCGGCCCAAGGGAGTTAATACCAAGAAGCAGAAGGCAGCGTTGGCCCTGAAAGCCAATCCCCAGTACAGCATCCGGGAGATCTGCGAGATCGTGGGAATCTCCAGAAACACCTACTACAAGTACACTCGGCAGGGGTAA